In Chitinophaga sp. HK235, a single window of DNA contains:
- a CDS encoding aminotransferase class I/II-fold pyridoxal phosphate-dependent enzyme — translation MMDFTSSLYLAMKHPGTTLQRWEQLTTGIPAVLGEPALNKQVAEQVARLQGLECGLTAPSTLHLYWDLYHVLSRQPVIVFIDEFIYPVSRYGIEQLLVKKIPVFYFRHQDAKHLQQLMQRYCKGITKPIVLSDGWCPVCGRTAPIEHYAALLNSMNGHLFIDDTQAFGILGAGASTIFPYGIDGGGILRWKQLTAGQTRCITTIVSLAKAWGVPMAVMGSTRNHIRQFEQASAIRTYSSPVSNAHIQAAANALHWNLTKGNQLRGRLWDNVKLFRRRMAWVDLNVSNSCFPVQHLHHPDASITTAIYHRLKQRDIKAVLSATHTGTHPLLMLIFRSDHTREQICHVVQELARACRQQPNVKGILSPDNQTFLL, via the coding sequence ATGATGGATTTTACATCCTCGTTGTACCTGGCAATGAAACACCCTGGTACAACACTACAGCGTTGGGAACAGCTTACTACAGGCATTCCCGCTGTGCTGGGTGAGCCGGCGCTGAATAAACAAGTGGCTGAGCAGGTAGCCAGGCTGCAGGGTCTGGAATGTGGATTAACAGCGCCTTCCACCCTACATCTTTACTGGGACCTTTATCATGTTTTAAGCCGCCAGCCTGTAATTGTATTTATAGACGAATTTATTTACCCGGTTTCCAGATATGGCATAGAACAGTTACTGGTAAAAAAAATTCCGGTTTTTTATTTCCGCCACCAGGATGCAAAACACCTTCAACAGCTTATGCAGCGTTATTGCAAAGGCATTACAAAGCCCATAGTGCTAAGCGATGGCTGGTGCCCGGTATGTGGCAGGACGGCTCCTATTGAACACTACGCAGCCTTGTTGAATAGTATGAATGGGCATTTGTTTATAGACGATACACAGGCGTTTGGCATATTGGGTGCAGGTGCCAGTACCATTTTTCCGTATGGAATAGATGGAGGGGGTATACTGCGATGGAAACAGCTGACAGCAGGGCAAACGCGCTGCATTACCACCATTGTTTCGCTGGCCAAAGCATGGGGAGTGCCCATGGCTGTTATGGGAAGTACACGCAACCACATCAGGCAGTTTGAACAGGCCAGCGCTATACGAACATATTCAAGTCCTGTCAGCAATGCGCATATACAGGCAGCAGCCAATGCCCTCCATTGGAACCTGACAAAGGGAAACCAGTTACGGGGCAGGCTGTGGGATAATGTTAAACTGTTCAGACGCAGGATGGCATGGGTTGATCTTAATGTAAGCAATAGCTGCTTTCCGGTGCAACATTTACATCACCCCGACGCCAGTATAACAACGGCTATTTATCACCGCCTGAAGCAACGGGATATTAAAGCCGTCTTGTCTGCCACCCATACAGGTACGCATCCATTATTAATGCTGATATTTCGTAGTGACCATACCCGTGAACAAATTTGCCACGTAGTGCAGGAACTGGCCCGGGCGTGCAGGCAACAGCCAAATGTAAAAGGCATTTTATCACCTGACAATCAAACATTCTTATTATGA